One Edaphobacter bradus DNA window includes the following coding sequences:
- a CDS encoding GNAT family N-acetyltransferase, with the protein MTVTTQLEILDLRHFSARQLRPLLEAEARMWNLRLRWDYQSSTELLLQYLDSRILPGFVSLDRGRICGFAFCVYEGHKAVVGDAWSFTADPDLTRQSTYTLLHRLLDLLLYSPGINRIESQLLLYDSGTLSEPFLSAGFKPHPRLFLEHDLTAAPTHDASQPSLPGGIDLVPWSTAFYQVAAALIHDSYANHIDALINDQYCTLHGSLRFLHNIVRFPGCGVFEPQQSWVLRHRATGALIGMLLCSRVAEDVAHITQLCVASAWRGHRLGAALLHHAMNHLTRSSTSAITLTVTEVNRPAVELYLRSGFFIRQRFDAMVYDKPGS; encoded by the coding sequence ATGACCGTCACGACCCAACTCGAGATACTCGATCTGCGGCACTTCTCGGCGCGCCAGCTCCGACCTCTCCTTGAGGCTGAGGCCCGCATGTGGAACCTGCGTCTGCGCTGGGACTACCAGTCCTCGACCGAGCTGCTTCTGCAGTATCTCGACTCGCGCATCCTTCCCGGCTTCGTCTCGCTCGACCGCGGACGCATCTGCGGCTTTGCCTTCTGCGTCTACGAGGGACACAAGGCTGTCGTCGGCGACGCCTGGTCCTTCACCGCCGACCCAGACCTCACTCGACAGTCCACTTACACGCTGCTCCACCGCCTCCTCGACCTGCTCCTCTACTCCCCCGGTATCAACCGCATCGAGTCGCAGCTACTCCTTTACGACTCCGGCACACTCAGCGAGCCCTTCCTATCGGCCGGCTTCAAGCCGCACCCGCGTCTCTTCCTGGAGCACGACCTCACCGCCGCTCCAACCCACGACGCCTCCCAGCCCAGCCTGCCCGGCGGCATCGATCTGGTCCCCTGGTCCACTGCCTTCTATCAGGTCGCCGCGGCCCTCATTCACGACTCCTACGCCAACCACATCGACGCCCTCATCAACGACCAGTACTGCACCCTCCACGGCTCCCTTCGCTTTCTCCACAACATCGTCCGCTTCCCTGGCTGCGGAGTCTTCGAGCCGCAGCAGTCTTGGGTCCTCCGCCACCGCGCCACCGGAGCGCTCATCGGCATGCTCCTCTGCTCCCGCGTTGCCGAGGACGTCGCGCACATCACCCAGCTCTGCGTCGCCAGCGCCTGGCGTGGCCACCGTCTAGGCGCAGCTCTCCTGCACCATGCCATGAACCATCTGACCCGCTCCAGCACCAGCGCCATCACCCTCACGGTCACCGAGGTCAACCGACCCGCCGTCGAGCTCTACCTCCGCTCGGGCTTCTTCATCCGCCAGCGCTTCGACGCCATGGTCTACGACAAGCCGGGCAGTTAG
- a CDS encoding HEAT repeat domain-containing protein, which produces MHANVSPTRHVLNGLLLSLVSTTTLCAQARTSNPPASNTPDAQIVTTTIPDARDETAPATPHDAKAAAAQRADAAWTMLNDAVTDAKHPDLRVQALAALGTMGTNPRSSGLILTAMADTDVDVRTAAVLAAGQTGNRNLTNNLRSMLDDKEPQVAFAAATTLWKMRDPSGENILIAVVDGERRARDTPVSGAMRTAHKDLHSPGTLAHLGALQGASMLLGPFGFGITAYEYMRKNGGNSARVAAIEQLSQSSTNPIHTTLIQATTDKDPAVRAAAAKAIGHYHEPAADDALYAAFDDSKAPVRLTAAAAYINSTTPSSTGKTSRRRLK; this is translated from the coding sequence ATGCATGCCAACGTCTCTCCAACTCGTCACGTCCTCAACGGATTGCTTCTGAGCCTTGTCTCAACAACCACGCTCTGCGCTCAGGCGAGAACATCCAATCCGCCCGCTTCGAACACCCCCGACGCGCAGATTGTCACGACGACCATCCCCGACGCCCGGGACGAAACCGCTCCCGCCACACCCCACGACGCCAAAGCCGCAGCCGCGCAGCGCGCCGACGCCGCATGGACCATGCTTAACGACGCCGTCACTGACGCGAAGCACCCTGACCTCCGCGTCCAGGCTCTCGCCGCCCTCGGAACCATGGGAACCAATCCTCGTTCCTCCGGGCTGATCCTCACCGCGATGGCCGACACCGACGTCGACGTGCGCACCGCCGCCGTCCTCGCTGCAGGGCAGACTGGCAACCGCAACCTCACGAACAACCTCCGCTCCATGCTCGACGACAAGGAGCCCCAGGTCGCCTTCGCCGCCGCCACCACCCTCTGGAAGATGCGCGACCCCTCCGGCGAGAACATCCTCATCGCCGTCGTCGACGGCGAGCGTAGAGCCCGCGATACCCCCGTCAGCGGCGCCATGCGCACCGCACACAAGGACCTCCACAGCCCTGGGACCCTCGCCCACCTCGGCGCGCTGCAGGGGGCCTCGATGCTCCTCGGCCCCTTCGGCTTCGGCATCACCGCCTACGAGTACATGCGCAAGAACGGCGGAAACTCCGCCCGGGTCGCTGCCATCGAACAACTCTCCCAGAGCAGCACCAACCCCATTCACACTACTCTCATCCAGGCCACTACCGATAAGGACCCTGCCGTCCGCGCCGCCGCCGCCAAGGCCATCGGCCACTATCACGAACCCGCCGCCGACGACGCACTCTACGCCGCCTTCGACGACTCCAAGGCTCCCGTGCGACTCACCGCAGCCGCCGCCTACATCAACTCCACTACACCCTCGTCCACAGGCAAAACTTCACGCAGACGCCTAAAATAG
- a CDS encoding ArnT family glycosyltransferase, whose translation MNELEQSAGPAVSRSRPALDWLRRFAQHPDTVATRELIILILVSGFLLLYGLIPSFGGDQLGLVGADEPRYAQIAREMLEAHSAACHAVDAKSFPRDLSLTSVRDSFHCLVGGTVTPTLYGRPWLEKPALYYWRAMGFFKEFGVSDWAARIPSSSGAFALIILIFLHMRRFRPGGHLDAALITISCVAIVSFSRGASTDMQLAAPFCIGMLGWYAWYETGKKFWLFDLYFFGAAATLAKGPVAPFLALAIILLFAGLRREWSLLRRTIWLPGLILYFAMVLPWFIAVQRRNPTFYRLFFLEHNLERFATNRYQHHQPFWYYLAVVLIGLMPWTVIAIRAMVDSIEISIAEWKVRHHPQRYLGHSRAGDAFPEFLVLWALFPILFFSFSGSKLPGYILPSIPPITILAADYLNRMRPCGLPRWLLWSHAALSGIFVFVLVLAPQHMKYETLVPSAQWLAIAAVAALAAAAIVFLIIRRWSIPQVCYATLIPVIGILVFLLGFHGKDLDLNYSARPLAREIQRQAPDVKTVAVEGVRRDLDYGLAFYRNEPTVHYTTDGVPSGDHILVIRSSDTASLDHYLAGRVYKPLFLYDSQGLEVYRVYAQP comes from the coding sequence ATGAACGAACTTGAACAATCCGCTGGCCCCGCCGTCTCGCGTTCGCGTCCGGCCCTCGACTGGCTGCGACGCTTCGCCCAGCACCCTGACACCGTCGCCACGCGCGAGTTGATCATCCTCATCCTCGTCAGCGGCTTCCTTCTGCTCTACGGGCTCATCCCCTCCTTTGGCGGCGACCAGCTCGGCCTTGTCGGCGCCGACGAGCCCCGTTATGCGCAGATCGCCCGTGAAATGCTCGAGGCCCACTCGGCGGCCTGCCACGCGGTCGATGCCAAGTCCTTCCCGCGCGATCTCAGCCTCACCAGCGTCCGCGACTCCTTCCACTGCCTCGTCGGCGGAACCGTCACCCCCACCCTCTACGGCCGACCCTGGCTCGAAAAGCCCGCCCTCTACTACTGGCGCGCGATGGGCTTCTTCAAGGAGTTCGGCGTCTCCGACTGGGCGGCCCGCATCCCCTCTTCCTCAGGAGCCTTCGCTCTCATCATTCTCATCTTTCTCCACATGCGTCGCTTCCGTCCTGGAGGCCATCTCGACGCCGCCCTCATCACCATCTCCTGCGTCGCCATCGTCAGCTTCTCCCGCGGGGCCTCCACCGACATGCAGCTCGCCGCGCCCTTCTGCATTGGAATGCTTGGCTGGTACGCATGGTACGAGACCGGGAAAAAATTCTGGCTCTTCGACCTTTACTTCTTTGGAGCCGCGGCGACCCTCGCAAAAGGTCCGGTCGCGCCGTTTCTCGCTCTCGCCATCATCCTTCTCTTCGCCGGCCTTCGGCGCGAGTGGTCGCTTCTCCGCCGCACCATCTGGCTTCCCGGACTCATCCTCTACTTCGCCATGGTGCTGCCCTGGTTTATCGCGGTCCAGAGGCGCAACCCGACCTTCTACCGCCTCTTCTTCCTCGAACACAACCTCGAGCGCTTCGCTACAAATCGCTATCAGCACCACCAGCCCTTCTGGTATTACCTAGCCGTCGTTCTCATCGGCCTCATGCCATGGACCGTCATCGCCATCAGAGCCATGGTCGACTCCATCGAAATCTCCATCGCCGAGTGGAAGGTCCGACACCATCCCCAGCGCTACCTCGGCCACTCCCGCGCCGGCGACGCCTTTCCTGAGTTCCTTGTCCTGTGGGCGCTCTTCCCCATCCTCTTCTTCTCCTTCTCGGGGTCAAAACTTCCCGGCTACATCCTTCCCTCCATCCCGCCCATCACCATCCTCGCCGCCGACTACCTCAACCGCATGCGCCCCTGTGGCCTTCCGCGATGGCTTCTCTGGTCGCACGCGGCTCTCTCCGGCATTTTCGTCTTTGTCCTCGTGCTCGCACCGCAGCACATGAAGTATGAAACCCTGGTACCCTCCGCGCAGTGGCTCGCCATCGCCGCCGTCGCTGCACTGGCCGCGGCTGCCATCGTCTTCCTCATCATTCGCCGCTGGAGCATCCCGCAGGTCTGCTACGCCACACTCATCCCGGTCATTGGAATCCTCGTCTTCCTCCTCGGCTTCCACGGCAAGGACCTCGACCTCAACTACTCCGCCCGCCCGCTCGCCCGTGAGATTCAGCGCCAGGCCCCCGACGTCAAAACCGTCGCGGTCGAAGGCGTCCGCCGCGACCTCGACTACGGGCTTGCCTTCTACCGCAACGAACCCACCGTCCACTACACCACCGACGGCGTCCCTTCCGGCGATCACATCCTCGTCATCCGCTCCAGCGACACCGCCTCGCTCGACCACTACCTCGCCGGCCGCGTCTACAAGCCCCTGTTCCTCTATGACTCGCAGGGCCTGGAGGTCTACCGCGTCTACGCTCAACCCTGA
- a CDS encoding L-serine ammonia-lyase, with product MNTSLFELFKIGIGPSSSHTVGPMRAALRFAQTLDAADQLADAAHVIVDLYGSLALTGHGHGTDRAILLGLIGEAPDTVDPALIDAELAAIRTTGTLYLLDREPIPFTEGEHLLFHRNQMYPDPAVHTHPNGMRFTAFDSAGNILARETFYSVGGGFILSASEFAAQQESKTTTTRTVPYPFRSAEELLAIAAAHNLSIAELLLANEVALLSDTTINRPTPGSGASTSTPEDQIKASILTLWRTMQQCTERGITTEGILPGGLNVRRRAPRLARRLETEGSKDPLAPMDWVTVYAMAVNEENAAGGRVVTAPTNGAAGVIPAIAHYYMRFIDEATPEEKEAGLIRYFLTAAAIGILYKENASISGAEVGCQGEVGVACSMAAGGLVAALNGTNAQIEHAAEIAMEHNLGMTCDPIGGLVQIPCIERNGMGAVKAINAARMSMHETLGHKVSLDQVIATMYQTGLDMQSRYKETSLAGLALNIIEC from the coding sequence GTGAACACCAGCCTCTTCGAACTCTTCAAGATTGGTATCGGCCCCTCCAGCTCCCACACCGTCGGCCCCATGCGCGCAGCGCTGCGCTTCGCCCAAACACTCGACGCCGCAGACCAGCTCGCCGACGCCGCGCATGTCATCGTCGATCTCTACGGCTCGCTCGCCCTCACCGGCCACGGCCACGGCACCGACCGCGCCATCCTCCTCGGCCTCATCGGCGAAGCTCCCGACACCGTCGATCCCGCGCTCATCGACGCCGAGCTCGCCGCCATCCGCACCACCGGAACCCTCTACCTCCTCGACCGCGAACCCATTCCCTTCACCGAAGGCGAACACCTCCTCTTCCACCGGAACCAGATGTACCCCGACCCCGCCGTTCACACGCACCCCAACGGTATGCGCTTCACCGCGTTCGACTCCGCGGGCAACATCCTCGCGCGGGAGACCTTCTACTCCGTCGGCGGCGGTTTCATTCTCTCGGCAAGCGAGTTCGCTGCCCAGCAGGAAAGCAAAACCACCACAACCCGCACCGTCCCCTACCCATTTCGCAGCGCTGAAGAACTCCTCGCCATCGCCGCCGCGCATAACCTCTCTATCGCCGAACTCCTCCTCGCCAACGAGGTCGCGCTCCTTAGCGACACCACCATCAACCGCCCGACACCAGGATCCGGCGCGTCGACATCCACCCCCGAAGACCAGATCAAGGCCAGCATCCTCACTCTCTGGCGCACCATGCAGCAGTGCACCGAGCGCGGCATCACCACCGAAGGCATCCTTCCCGGAGGCCTCAACGTCCGCCGCCGCGCACCGCGCCTCGCACGCCGCCTCGAGACCGAAGGCTCCAAAGATCCGCTCGCTCCCATGGACTGGGTCACGGTCTACGCCATGGCCGTCAACGAAGAAAACGCGGCTGGAGGAAGGGTGGTGACCGCCCCCACCAACGGAGCCGCCGGCGTCATCCCCGCCATCGCCCACTACTACATGCGCTTCATCGACGAAGCCACTCCGGAAGAAAAAGAGGCCGGCCTCATCCGCTACTTCCTCACCGCCGCCGCCATCGGAATCCTCTACAAAGAGAACGCCAGCATCTCCGGAGCCGAGGTCGGCTGCCAGGGCGAGGTCGGCGTAGCCTGTTCGATGGCCGCCGGCGGACTAGTAGCCGCGCTCAACGGAACCAACGCCCAGATCGAACACGCCGCCGAGATCGCCATGGAGCACAACCTCGGCATGACCTGCGACCCCATCGGCGGCCTCGTCCAGATCCCCTGCATCGAGCGCAACGGCATGGGAGCCGTCAAGGCCATCAACGCCGCCCGCATGTCCATGCACGAGACCTTGGGCCACAAAGTCTCCCTCGACCAGGTCATCGCCACCATGTATCAGACCGGCCTCGACATGCAATCCCGCTACAAAGAAACCTCACTAGCAGGCCTCGCCCTCAACATCATCGAGTGTTAA
- a CDS encoding YifB family Mg chelatase-like AAA ATPase, translating to MLFKARSAAVYGIDANIIDVEVDFSGFKLDQEQFSTVGLPDAAVRESRDRVRSAIRNSGFDIPPTRITINLAPADLKKEGSGFDLPIAVGILGAYGALETKDLSDFLLVGELGLDGSLRAVQGMLPIAVAARAKGIANLVIPASNAREAAVVEGVKVYPVHSLLEVRELLNSAATGTIQAMPLETKASDLLEQMQHFPHDFKDVRGQHVAKRALEVAAAGGHNILMIGPPGSGKTMLAKRLPSILAPLRFEEALETTKIHSVAGVLDAEQGLVAYRPFRSPHHTISDAGLIGGGMVPRPGEVSLAHNGLLFLDELPEFPRNVLEVLRQPLEDGMVTISRAAMSLSFPAQFMLAAAMNPCPCGYFNDKSRECMCTPPMIQRYVSKVSGPLLDRIDIHIEVPAVQYKELRGGSAAEGSAEIRERVLAARERQHARFGSGNERTNGSAKAASRRVFANSQMTTQQIRTFCELSSDAERLLERAMQQQGLSARAHDRILKVARTIADLDAASDIGVKHIAEAIQYRTLDRSYWA from the coding sequence ATGCTATTCAAGGCTCGCAGTGCAGCGGTTTATGGGATCGACGCCAACATTATTGATGTTGAAGTCGATTTCTCGGGATTCAAGCTGGATCAGGAACAGTTCAGCACGGTGGGGCTGCCGGACGCGGCGGTTCGGGAGAGCCGCGATCGCGTAAGGTCGGCGATCAGGAACTCCGGCTTCGATATTCCGCCGACGCGGATCACGATCAATCTGGCTCCGGCGGACCTGAAGAAGGAAGGTTCGGGGTTTGACCTTCCGATTGCGGTTGGAATCCTCGGCGCTTATGGAGCGCTTGAGACGAAAGACCTGAGTGACTTTCTGCTGGTGGGCGAACTGGGGCTCGATGGCAGCCTGCGCGCCGTGCAGGGAATGCTTCCGATTGCAGTGGCTGCACGGGCGAAGGGGATTGCCAACCTGGTGATTCCGGCGAGCAATGCTCGCGAGGCGGCGGTGGTTGAGGGAGTGAAGGTCTATCCGGTTCACAGCCTGCTGGAGGTGCGCGAGCTGCTGAACTCGGCTGCGACCGGAACGATTCAGGCGATGCCGCTCGAGACGAAGGCAAGCGACCTGCTGGAGCAGATGCAGCACTTTCCGCATGACTTCAAGGACGTGCGCGGGCAGCATGTGGCCAAGCGCGCGCTTGAAGTGGCGGCGGCCGGCGGGCATAACATTCTGATGATCGGGCCGCCGGGCTCGGGCAAGACGATGCTGGCGAAGCGGCTGCCTTCGATTCTGGCTCCTCTGAGATTTGAGGAGGCGCTGGAGACGACGAAGATCCACTCGGTGGCCGGTGTTCTGGACGCCGAGCAGGGGCTGGTGGCGTATCGGCCGTTTCGCTCGCCGCACCATACGATCTCGGACGCGGGGCTGATCGGCGGAGGAATGGTTCCGCGGCCGGGTGAGGTTTCGCTGGCGCACAACGGGCTGCTGTTTCTGGATGAGTTGCCGGAGTTCCCTCGCAACGTGCTTGAGGTTTTGCGGCAACCGCTGGAGGACGGTATGGTGACGATCTCGCGGGCGGCGATGAGTTTGAGTTTTCCGGCGCAGTTCATGCTTGCGGCGGCGATGAATCCGTGCCCATGCGGGTACTTCAACGACAAGAGCCGCGAGTGCATGTGCACGCCGCCGATGATTCAGCGATATGTTTCGAAGGTGAGCGGGCCGCTGCTGGACCGCATCGATATTCACATTGAGGTCCCGGCGGTGCAGTACAAGGAGCTGCGCGGTGGTTCGGCGGCGGAGGGTTCGGCAGAGATTCGTGAGCGCGTGCTGGCGGCGAGAGAGCGACAGCATGCGCGGTTTGGCAGCGGCAATGAGCGGACGAACGGATCGGCGAAGGCAGCTTCACGGCGGGTGTTTGCCAACTCGCAGATGACTACGCAGCAGATCAGGACGTTCTGCGAGCTTTCGAGCGACGCCGAGAGGCTGCTGGAGCGGGCGATGCAGCAGCAAGGACTGAGCGCGCGGGCGCATGACCGGATACTGAAGGTCGCACGGACGATCGCGGACCTGGACGCGGCCAGCGATATAGGGGTGAAGCACATCGCTGAGGCGATTCAGTACCGGACGCTTGATCGGAGTTACTGGGCTTGA